Within the Gracilinema caldarium DSM 7334 genome, the region CATTCCCTATTCCTCCAACAACCAGGTTCGGATCAGCTGGGCCACATCTTCAGGATGTTCCTTAGCCATATTGATGGCATTTTCCTGAAGTTCAAGCCGCTTCCGCTCTTCCACCGACATGGAAACTTCCACCCCTTCCTCTTCGGCCTGCCGCAGGGCACTTTCCCGCATCATCTGATGCTGGCGGGACAGCTCTTCTTCCCGCAGGCGTCGGCGCCGTTCCAGTTCCCTGGACACAATTCTGAAGATCAGGAAGGATACTAAGAGAACGGTGATTCCTACCAGTAATAGTAACATGGTAACCTGGAATTGGCGTTGCCGCAAGAAGGCTGCATCCTCTTCTGCAAACTGTTTAGTTCGATCAAACTGGATATTCTGAACCGTTACCGAATCCCCCCGGCTCCTGTTAAACCCAATGGCATCTTGAACTAAGGCCTGAGCTTTTTTCAGCTCCTCATCCGGAATAGGAATGTATTCCCGTTCTATCGAATTATCCTTATTGATAACCGGTTCACCCTTGTCATTATATTTAATTTTCCAGCGGCCATCGATATTCACGGAAACGGTTACCCGGTTAATGGTGGGACTCCGTTCTTCCTGTATCTGACGCCGGTTTATTTCTTCATTCTGGGTCAGGGTCTGCTGTTCCACCCTGCCGTACAGGTTCGACATATCCTTAAAGGCTGGGGGGGTCTGTCCTTCCACACCGGCGGGACCCTCGGGATTAAAACCCGTTCCTTCCCATTTGGTAGAACTCGTACTCTGAGACCTGGTAATGGATTTGACGACCTCTGAGTCATCATAGGGTGTATCCGGATTATCGGGCTTAATCGTAATGGGGAAAAATTCTTCTGTCTGGATTGCCTTTTTTGACATATCCATTTCTATTTTGATGTTCAAATCCCTGACACGATCTGGGGTATAAATTTGTTGTAAGGCTTTGAGAACACTGGCCCGATACTGGACTTCCAGAGACTGAATTAGCCGTTGTTCCCGCTTAGAAAGCTCCAGTCTATCCAGATCCTGCATACCCGCAAAATCGTTCAGAACCAGTCCATTCTGATCGGTTATGACAATATTCTCGTCCTTAAGCCCTTCTACTGCAAATTTCAAGATTTTCTGAATACCCTCAATTTTCTTGCGGTTCGTAGTGATGTCACTTCCAGGCCGAGGGGTTATAATGACACTTGCAGTTACCGGATTCTGATCAGCCTGAAAAAGCTGGCGTTCGGGCATAACAATGGTTACATTGGCATCATCCACATCATCCAGGGCTTTTACATGTTCCGTTACCATCTGGGTAATTGCACGGCGAAGATTCACATTCCGTTCAAAATCGGTAATGGTCCACCGGTCCCGGTCAAAGAGAGCCCAAGGGTCGGTTCCGCTGGGGATTAGGTCTTCCCGAATCAATATGGATCTGAGCCGCCGGGCGGTCTTTTCGTCACTGACCATAATGACACCGGTGGAAGATACGGTGGTTTTGACACCCTCTTCGTTAATCCGGGTAATAATCCGGTCTCGGGCATTTTCATCTTTTATTGGAGCATCGATGATCGGCACCATGGTGGGTGTTGCGGAAACCCGCACCATCACAACTACTGCAACCAAAGCAGCAACCACAATACCAATGAGGATTATTTTTTGGACCAGGGTCCACTTTCCCCACAGAGTCTTGATCTGTTCAATAAACTTTTGCAGCCATTCGTTCATGTTCCCCTCCCCAGAAGAACCTTACGCTCTTACCTTGTATTGATTATCTCTTTCCATCCTTTCACGATCCGGTCTAGCACGGTGCGAGTTATATTGAGGGAAAGATTAGCCTTTGCCATTGCAATGGTAACGTCGTGGGGATCCACTGAATCAGGATCAGTTACCATAGTTTCCATAAGTTCTGTTGAAAGATTCTGGTCCGCATTCACCGAATCGAGGGCCTTGAGCATGGCATCCTCGAAGGATCCGCTTTTAAGTACCGCTTCGGCCCCTACCTTATTGCCCAGTTCTGCCAGGGCGGTCCCGCTGGCCTGGTATTGTCCCGTGGCGGGAACCAGGTGTCGGGGGTTAGTAACCGCCATCGGTATTTTATCGCCACTCACCAGTTCAGGCTTATATATGGTCATCTATTACCTCCCCCCGATTTCCAGGGCCTTCATAAACATGGCCTTGGAACCGTTTACAATTGCTGCATTGGCCTCATAGGCCCGGGATGCAGCGATAAGGTCTACCATTTCGGTAACGATATTCACATTGGGCATTTCCACGTAACCTGCCCGGGGGCCGGTCTTAATTGCATCTGGATGGGTTGGGTCGTAGACAAGCCGGGGCTTGCTGTCATCCTTTTCTACAGTAACAACCCGGACACCCTTGCCTACTCCGCCGTCCATCATATCCGGCAGGAAGGGAGAACGCCAGTAGGGTTGTTCGGTCCGTGGTCGGAGGATAACCCGGCTCCTGCGGAAAGGCCCCCCTTCAGTGGTGCGAGTAGTCGAAGCATTGGCAATATTGTCTGCAATCACATCGGAACGAAGCCGTTCCGCGGTCATGCCGCTGGCTGCAATATTAATAGAACTGAATAATCCCATAGCAAACTCCTACCTATCCTTCTATCCTACCGAAGCACCAGATTGATCTGTCCAAACTCAAAGGTTTGAGCCTGGGCCATCAGGGTGTACATAAGCTGATTCTGAACCGAAAGCATCATTTCCTCTTCCGGATCCACATTGTTGCCGTTATTTTTTGCGGTGGTAACATAATCTAAAACCCGGCGGGGCTGAACTTCCCGGTAATCCCGTTCACGCCAGTTGGGAATATGCTTCGGATTGGTGAGCGTCAGCTCCAGGACGGGCTTATTTTTTGCTGAATCCAGGGCCCGTTTCAGTTCACTTTCAAAATTCACCACTGAACGCTTAAAATTGGGGACATCCGCATTGGCGATATTGTTGGCAATCACATCCCTGCGCACCAGGCTTGCATCCATAGCCCGATGCAGGATGTCGACGGTTTTGGTAAAATCATTCGAAATGTCCATCCAATACCCCCTCTTCTTTGTAATACATCGGCAAAAAAGAGCCTCCCCTTTATAAGATATACCGGCCCAGATCCTGGTCCACCACCAAATCCTTGAGTTTTTCGTCCACATAGGCTTCGGTAATCGGTACCCTGGCGGGGGCAATATCGGGGGCTTCAAAAGAAACCTCTTCCAGAAGGGCTTCCATAATGGTATGAAGCCGCCGGGCACCGATATTTTCCAGCCGGGAATTCACCTCCGCCGCCAGGGTTGCCAGACGTTCAATAGCACCGGGGGTAAACTCAATAGTCACACCCTCAACGGCCAGGAGGTCCGTATACTGTTTTATAAGGGCATTTTTTGGTTCCGTAAGAATCCGCAAGAAATCATCCTTGCCCAGGGATTCCAGCTCCACCCGGAGGGGGAAGCGGCCCTGCAGCTCGGGGATCAGGTCCGAGGGTTTGCTCACATTAAAGGCCCCGGCTCCAATAAAGAGGATGTGGCTCGTGTCCACAGGTCCCCACTTGGTATTTACCGTAGAACCTTCTACAATCGGCAAAATATCCCGCTGGACCCCTTCGCGGGAAACATCGGGACCACTGGTTTGGCCCCCCTTGGCGGCAATCTTATCAATTTCATCTATGAAAACAATTCCAGTCTCTTCTACCCGACGCCGGGCTTCTTCGGTCACCCGATCCCGGTCAATCAATTTTTCTGCTTCTTCTGCAATAAGAATTTCCCGGGCCCGTTTAACTGTTACGACCTTTTTTTTCTTACTGCCGCCAAAGATGCCCATAATGCCGGAGATACTGCTTTCAAGATCCTCCATACCGGGACCGCCTAAAATTTCCATGGCGGGAACCTGGGGTGTCTGCTGAACCAGGATCTCTACGGTCCGGTCCTCGAGCTTTCCTTCCCGAAGCATGATACGGAATTTTTCACGGCTCTGATTTTCTGTACCGGTGTTGGCAGAGCTTTCAGTTCCGGCACTTCCTGTTTGAGCCGAAGCGGCGGGGTTCTCTGTATCGGAACCGAGAAATCCCGTTGCAGAAGCAGGCTTAAAGGCGGAGCCAAAAAGGTTGCCAAAGGGATTGGGGGTCTCCTTGGCGGTTTTATTAGAGCCAGGAAGGAGCAGATCTAAAAGAATTTCCTCTGCCCGTCGTTCTGCTTCTGCCTTCACCTGTTCCTGCATTTCCAGTTTTACCATCTGAACCCCGGCGGCCATGAGGTCCCGGATCATGGACTCTACATCCCGGCCAACATAGCCCACCTCGGTATACTTGGTTGCTTCCACCTTAATAAAAGGAGCCCCTGCAAGTTTTGCGAGGCGGCGTGCAATTTCGGTTTTTCCCACACCGGTCGGCCCGATCATCAATATATTTTTTGGTGCAATATCTTCCCGGACTTCGGGGGGCAGTTTCAGACGTCGAATTCTATTACGCAGGGCCACCGCTACGGCCCGTTTGGCCTTTTTTTGACCAATAATGTATTTGTCCAGCTCCGCTACAATTTCGCGGGGGGTTAGTTTATCAAAGCTCATATCATTCATGGTTAGTTCAATTCCTCTATGGTGATCTGATCGTTGGTATAGATACAAATGGAACCGGCAATCTTAAGACTCTTCTCTGCAATCTCCCGGGCACTCATGGTACTCCCATCCAGATAGGCCAGGGCGGCCGCATAGGCATAGGGACCGCCGGACCCAATGGCCAGGGCCGGCTCAGAGGGTTCAATTACATCCCCGGTGCCGGAAATCAGCAGGGTCTTGGTTTTGTCGGCTACAATGAGCATGGCCTCCAGGCGCCGTAATGCCCGGTCCATCCGCCAATCCTTGGCGAGCTCCACCGCCGCCCGCTGAAGGTCGCCACTATATTCCTTTAGTTTTACTTCGAACCGCTCAAAAAGAGTAAAAGCGTCGGCGGTTGCTCCCGCAAAGCCGCAGAGGACCTTACCGTCATACATGCGGCGCACCTTGCGGGCGTTGTTTTTCATGACCGTATTTCCTGCGGTTACCTGACCGTCTCCAGCCATGGCTACCTTGCCGTCCCGGCGAACCGCAATTACTGTGGTGCTTCTAATTTTCATCGTATCGATCCTTTCCGCATCCCGTGGGGATGGGCTTTTTTGTATATCCGTTTCAGGCCTTCCATATCCACATGGGTATACCGCTGGGTAGTGGATAGACTTGCATGGCCCAACAGTTCCTGAACCATCCGCACATCACAACCCGCATTGACCAGGTGGGTGGCGAAACTGTGCCGCAAGGAATGGGGGTGAATAGGCTTATCCAACCCTGAACGTTCCGCATATTTACTGATAATCCATCTGATGCCGGGCACCGAGAGGGGGCCCCCATTCCTGTTAATAAAGAGATTATCCGTTGCCTTATCCTGGTGGATCCGGCTTGCCCGGCTGGTAAGATACAGGGCCAAGGCTTCCCGTCCTTCATCGGAAAAGAAAACCTGCCGTTCCTTGTCACCCTTTCCCAACACCCAGGCACTGGAAAAATCCCCTTCTAAATCCTGAACCTTCAGGTTTGCCACTTCAGAAATCCGAAGCCCCGCAGAATACATGACCATAATTAAGGCCTTGTCCCGCTCGGGCCAGAGAATTCCCGCCCTATCAGGAAGTTCCGCAAAGTGGGCCATCTCCCCTTCCCAAAGAAAGGTAGGCAATTGTTTTGGCGATTTTAAGTTTTTTAAATCCGCCGTAGGATCATCAGAACGAAACTTAAAACGGTACAGGTACCGGAAAAAGCCCCGAACTGAAGAGAGGGCCCGGTTAATGGAAACCGCCGCAGCTCCTTCGGCAGAAAGGTCGGCAATAAAGCTCTGCACTTCGTAGGGACTGGCTCCATCTGGAGGAATATGGTGATTAGCACAGTATTGGGCAAAACGCTGGAGATCTCGGCTGTATGCATCCAGCGTCCGCGGTGAAACACCCCGGACGGTGCGAAGGTAATCCAGGTATGATTCAATCTTCTCCGTCATGTTCGCTCCCTGCTTCATCCTCTGCACTGTGCAGGTAATCACAGTCCGGATTGATGCACGCCTTGTGGGTTCCATTTTGTTTGTCATATTTTTCTACCAGGAACCATCCACATTTAGGACAATTTATAGATAGGGGTTTGTAGTGGGTAATAAAGTCGCATTCCGGATATCGGGTACAACCATAAAATTCCTTGCCGCGACCCTTGTTTTTCCGGGCAACAATATCTCCGGTACAGCCCGGCCGGGGACATTTGGCAAGGGGAATGGACTTGGTATTTTTACACTCCGGGAAACCTGAACAGGCCAGAAAATAACCGAAACGGCCCAGTTTTTTAACCATAGGTTTGCCGCAGAGCTCACAGGTAAATTCGGTCTTTTCATCCAGAGACCCCTTATAGGATTCCAGGGTCTGCTGAACCTCCTGAACCCGCTTACTAAAGGGATCATAAAATTCCCGGATCATCTGGGGCCAGCTGACCTTGTTTTCTTCGACCTGATCCAGCTTGCTTTCCATGGTGGCGGTAAAGCCCACATCGAC harbors:
- the flgC gene encoding flagellar basal body rod protein FlgC, with the translated sequence MGLFSSINIAASGMTAERLRSDVIADNIANASTTRTTEGGPFRRSRVILRPRTEQPYWRSPFLPDMMDGGVGKGVRVVTVEKDDSKPRLVYDPTHPDAIKTGPRAGYVEMPNVNIVTEMVDLIAASRAYEANAAIVNGSKAMFMKALEIGGR
- a CDS encoding tyrosine recombinase is translated as MTEKIESYLDYLRTVRGVSPRTLDAYSRDLQRFAQYCANHHIPPDGASPYEVQSFIADLSAEGAAAVSINRALSSVRGFFRYLYRFKFRSDDPTADLKNLKSPKQLPTFLWEGEMAHFAELPDRAGILWPERDKALIMVMYSAGLRISEVANLKVQDLEGDFSSAWVLGKGDKERQVFFSDEGREALALYLTSRASRIHQDKATDNLFINRNGGPLSVPGIRWIISKYAERSGLDKPIHPHSLRHSFATHLVNAGCDVRMVQELLGHASLSTTQRYTHVDMEGLKRIYKKAHPHGMRKGSIR
- the flgB gene encoding flagellar basal body rod protein FlgB, whose protein sequence is MDISNDFTKTVDILHRAMDASLVRRDVIANNIANADVPNFKRSVVNFESELKRALDSAKNKPVLELTLTNPKHIPNWRERDYREVQPRRVLDYVTTAKNNGNNVDPEEEMMLSVQNQLMYTLMAQAQTFEFGQINLVLR
- the fliF gene encoding flagellar basal-body MS-ring/collar protein FliF; its protein translation is MNEWLQKFIEQIKTLWGKWTLVQKIILIGIVVAALVAVVVMVRVSATPTMVPIIDAPIKDENARDRIITRINEEGVKTTVSSTGVIMVSDEKTARRLRSILIREDLIPSGTDPWALFDRDRWTITDFERNVNLRRAITQMVTEHVKALDDVDDANVTIVMPERQLFQADQNPVTASVIITPRPGSDITTNRKKIEGIQKILKFAVEGLKDENIVITDQNGLVLNDFAGMQDLDRLELSKREQRLIQSLEVQYRASVLKALQQIYTPDRVRDLNIKIEMDMSKKAIQTEEFFPITIKPDNPDTPYDDSEVVKSITRSQSTSSTKWEGTGFNPEGPAGVEGQTPPAFKDMSNLYGRVEQQTLTQNEEINRRQIQEERSPTINRVTVSVNIDGRWKIKYNDKGEPVINKDNSIEREYIPIPDEELKKAQALVQDAIGFNRSRGDSVTVQNIQFDRTKQFAEEDAAFLRQRQFQVTMLLLLVGITVLLVSFLIFRIVSRELERRRRLREEELSRQHQMMRESALRQAEEEGVEVSMSVEERKRLELQENAINMAKEHPEDVAQLIRTWLLEE
- the fliE gene encoding flagellar hook-basal body complex protein FliE, which codes for MTIYKPELVSGDKIPMAVTNPRHLVPATGQYQASGTALAELGNKVGAEAVLKSGSFEDAMLKALDSVNADQNLSTELMETMVTDPDSVDPHDVTIAMAKANLSLNITRTVLDRIVKGWKEIINTR
- the hslU gene encoding ATP-dependent protease ATPase subunit HslU, yielding MNDMSFDKLTPREIVAELDKYIIGQKKAKRAVAVALRNRIRRLKLPPEVREDIAPKNILMIGPTGVGKTEIARRLAKLAGAPFIKVEATKYTEVGYVGRDVESMIRDLMAAGVQMVKLEMQEQVKAEAERRAEEILLDLLLPGSNKTAKETPNPFGNLFGSAFKPASATGFLGSDTENPAASAQTGSAGTESSANTGTENQSREKFRIMLREGKLEDRTVEILVQQTPQVPAMEILGGPGMEDLESSISGIMGIFGGSKKKKVVTVKRAREILIAEEAEKLIDRDRVTEEARRRVEETGIVFIDEIDKIAAKGGQTSGPDVSREGVQRDILPIVEGSTVNTKWGPVDTSHILFIGAGAFNVSKPSDLIPELQGRFPLRVELESLGKDDFLRILTEPKNALIKQYTDLLAVEGVTIEFTPGAIERLATLAAEVNSRLENIGARRLHTIMEALLEEVSFEAPDIAPARVPITEAYVDEKLKDLVVDQDLGRYIL
- the hslV gene encoding ATP-dependent protease subunit HslV — translated: MKIRSTTVIAVRRDGKVAMAGDGQVTAGNTVMKNNARKVRRMYDGKVLCGFAGATADAFTLFERFEVKLKEYSGDLQRAAVELAKDWRMDRALRRLEAMLIVADKTKTLLISGTGDVIEPSEPALAIGSGGPYAYAAALAYLDGSTMSAREIAEKSLKIAGSICIYTNDQITIEELN